The genomic segment GTCCGacaccgaggccaaggttGTTGAGCTGGCTTTtaacatcaccaccaagaTCCGCCTCAACCGGGACATCCTGCACGCCTGGTTCAAGAGCCATCACGATGCCAACCCCAAGGACCGCCCGCAGGACGAGCACGATGCTTTCGCTGGTCGGACGCAGAGGCAGGACTTCCCGCTCTTTTACATCTTGATGGATTACATTCACCACGAGGGCAAGGTTGGAGATTTTGCCAGAACGGGTCTGCTGTACATCATCGAGTCGGCATCCAGCGACGAGTCTTTGGAGCAATGGATCGTCGAGAGCGACCTTTCCACCCTGATGGCGACAGGCCTGGGTGCGCTCTACAGCCAGCTGAGTCGCAAGCTTGTCATCGACTATCCCCCAAACGACCTACCTCCCATTCTCGCCTTGTCCGATTATCAACACCCGAACTCTACCTTTGAGATCATCAGCTCGTGCTCCCCCGACTTCCAACTGCATCTCGAAACATTCCTCTCCCACCTCCTTTTCTGGCAGGACGTGCTGGACCATTGCAAGTCGGTCGAGGTCAAGCAGACACTGCTGGAACACTTTCAGGTCATCTTCCTGCAGCAACTCTTGTAAGAACGCTTCTCCGTCATGGAACGCCCCCCCCACGCTGACCAGACACTGCAGATACCCATCCTTGCTGGAGTCGTCTGATATTGACGGCGGTTCGTCCGTCGCTGTCCTGACCTATCTCCGCCGCATCCTCGAGTCTCTCGACCATCCCGACATGATTAACCTCATCCTCCACTATCTCCTTGGCTTACCGGATCACGTTTCCTCCGACATGACGGGCTCGCGTGCTTCCGTCAGCGCGGCTCGCAAGCGCAAGTCGATGGATCTTGCAACGATGTTGGCCCAAACCAAGTCCGACATCACAGCCACTCCTCTTCTTTTCAACCTGGTTGATCTTGTTCAGGCATGTCTGCGTTCCCACAACCAGCAGACCATCCGCGTGACACTTCAGCTGGTCTCGGTTATTCTTAGGAGGCACCATCGCTATGCAGTCAGCACTCTGCTCCGCACCGAAGCAGTGCTAGGAGACAAGTTGCATCGGACGGTCGGTGCTCAAGAACAGGAGGTGGACTACCTAATGAGTCTGGCGGGGTCCATCGGCGGACTGGACAACTTCGACGAGATCTATGACAACGTCCTGAAAGACACCATGTCCCGGCTCGAAAGCCACCCCTGCTCGTTGAAGCTCGTCGCGCCCAAGACATCCACCAACAACCATGATTTACCCGCAGTTCCTGACACACTGCCTGGAGCGCCACGCGACGTGCACGAGCACACACTCCGCCCTGACGACCCCCTCCTCAACTCTGCGCTCGATCTTCTTGAGACGTTCTTCATCAACCCGGTCGACACGAACCTCTCACTGACTGAGTCTATCTTGGACTTGGCTATCTGCGGCTATGTAACGCCGGAGGGCTGGATGCTGCGCAACCCACAAAAGTACACATACGAGGAGCAGCCGCCGAGTCCCATCTCCCCCGACGCCTCTACCACGTCCTtcaggccgccgacggacCCCGATTCCACGACCTCGAGAGAGCAGCAAACCCTGGAGTCTCTCGATGcctgtcgtcgacgccctgtGTGGTCGCAGTCATCACTACCCCGCATCCTTGTCGTGCTCCAGCAGCTATGCAACCAGGTAGCTAGGTATCGTGAGACAGTCCCCCGGTTCGAAGACCTGCTGCAAGGGCGGAGAGAGGCGTTCCAGATGGCGGATAACCCTCGACCACCGGGGCCGCCCTTGCCACCACGCAAACCCACGCCGCAGAGACACAGCTCGGCGCATACCCCAGAACGCTCCAGTCTGGACGAGGCAACCCGCAGTGGATCGCCAGCGCGACCGTCGGGTCTCGAACGCTTTGCACAGCGCCTGGTTTCGGAGCTGAGCACCCCCAGCCGAACAGGGAGCCcgagaggaaggaaaaaCAGCCGAGGGTCTAGCACGGCTAGCCCGGCCCCGAGCGGCATGTCAGGCGGTTATGGGTTTTCCACGCCGACATCTCGGCCAGTGCCCCCGCCAAAAGATACGCCTGGTAGCTATGACAACTCTGGCCGAAGTGCAACAGATGAGGCTGGCTCGTCGCATGGACCCAGAGACCCGGTGGCCAGCCAGGCTGCTGCATTTGCCGCTATAGATCAGAGCATCCTCGCGCGCAAGGTCGGGATTCCCGACAAGGTTGAGGCAATCCCGCTGGATCTTGGGAGAGCGAAGCCAACATTGcacatgccgccgccgaaggatgacgaggatgtaGCAGAGGATCAGCAGGATGGAGAGCAAGAAGCAAGGGAGCAGGAAGACAACGCCGAGGCGGAAGCAACCGGCGACGATATCACCGAGGTCAACACTccgaagaaggacaaggagaaggaggagcgAAAAGCCTCCGTGTCGCATGTCATTACCAACGTCATTGTTCTCCAATCTTTCTTGTTTGAGCTCGCGGCCCTGATTCAGGCGCGTGCGGCGCTTTTCAACGAAGTTCGCTATGCGTGACGCTGCCGGATGCAACCATAGACAGTTACCAAGGACCAGGGTAAAACGGGGGTTCTTTAAATACATATACCAAAACAGAAATATCCATGGCCTTGCTTGGCAAGCATCCGTTTGGTCTCCGGGTTTCGTGCGTCATTAATGTATTTGACGCCTGGCTTAGTGTTGACGGGCTGTTGTTTATTGGCCTTTCACAAACGATGGAGGACCGCCTTAACCGTCCGCGTGCCGGTTAACCATTCTGATGATGGCTGCCCGTGTGACTACGTCGTGTATTTGTGGATtcggcgagggtggtggtgatgcgTTCATTATGCCACGGCTCGGTGGGATGTCTAAGCCAGACGCAAAATGCCCCAACCCAAGCCCTTGGGGTCCAAAAATGGCGACGCTGTTCATGCACTTGGATCTGCTCGAGTGAGAGTAGGCCGATGATCCACGGCTGGCGTGCACCAATGCAATGACATGGATCTAGGATGCTGGGAAGAGGAACAGGGAGAAATAATCCTTAGGGCTTCCGGGGGGCTGGCTATATGACCGGCGGGTAGATGTGAACACCCAATGTTCTACTGGGGTTGGACCTTGGGTCGATCGATATGGCTCATGCCACCATCGCATGAGTATAGACGGCCAAGGCTGGGGACTTAGGCTAGGAGTCGAGAGCGATGGCCCTATGACTGTCTTCAGGCCTGACGCAACAGCACGGCATGTCAACTCGGGTTCGCGAAGATTCtggaaggacgaggacaagccGGGATACCCGGTCCAAGAGTCCGATCCAAGCAAGAGCCGAGGAGTTGAGTAGCAGGCGAGAGTTGTGTCACAGACATGAGTCGGTTTTATTCTTCTGACTGTCCTGTGTCGATGGGTTCTCCGCGGTGCTGACGACCGTTCGGACCGGATCTCGATGGCGGGCAAACTCAACTTTCTCTCGACTATtaggaagagaggggaaatTTGATTAGGTTGGTTTGCTTAAGCgacagctgctgctcgagagGAAAGCTTAAATCCCAAGTCCGAGAGGATCGATCAACTCTAATGGGGAGGGCGCGGAGTTGGCGGTGTTAAGGTGCGAATGACAGATGGAACGGATGGCTGCAACTTCGTTACTACTGGCTCGGATCGGCCGTTGCTTTGGGCAAAGTGGGCTTTAGACGAAGTGGTCGGACGAGGGTTGGGATAGCGGTGCTGTGATGGGTGACTGGCCGGGTCACTGTCCTGTTGAGTGTGTTGCTGTTTTTGGggggtcgacgagggccgaACCCACGGGATCAGAAGACGGGGGACAGAAAACACTCTCTCTTCCGCTGAAGTGAGGGGGGGAGATGGTGGAATCCCGGCAACTTGCGAGTCGTCAGAGAGACGAAACGGAGGGAAGTCTGAATCGGGCGCAGCCCGTCACAGCGTCTGAGTGGGAACGGAACATGTGTAACGAGTCGGGCGGCTGACAAACGTCTTTGAAGAATTCGATATCATCCAACACACCATCCACCCCTCCCGAACCCCCCAAAAATACCGGCCATCCCCGAATCGAGTCTCAAACGGTCTCTTGTGCTCAATGTCTTGGCTTGGGCTGCCAGAccagaggagggaggagctGAGCTGAGAGGtcaagacgagacgagaaGACAAGACGAGGTAAGAGGACGTGAGCCAagagggatggatggttATGTTTGCTTGTGCGAGCAAATGGCATATCTGACAACCGGGATAACTACGGAGAGGTGAGAGCCAGGTCAATAGGACTTGAGGACTCACTCCACCAAGGTTTTAGGCGAGCGGACCACGAGGGACATGGAGATGCATCTGGGGGACTCTGCTGGAATCCTCTATTATGAGACCGAGGCGAACATCGGACGTCATTCCCTCTTTGGAGCCGGCCCGCCGTCTGTACCGAAAGCTGGCCCGTGTTCTCGTGTGGATTGTCGCGGGCTGAAACTATGGAAACGCACTTGTGGAAGTTAGAGGCGAACAGCCCTTGATGACGGGCATCGGACGGACGGGGTTCATCCTGGGGGGAGAGGACGGATTCCTGAGTTGCGGGATCTGATACGGCAGGGGATGAAGTCCGAAGTCTGAACGGGCGTCGCCACCTTTGGAATCTGATGTGAAAGTGGGAATACTGGGAACAG from the Colletotrichum destructivum chromosome 10, complete sequence genome contains:
- a CDS encoding Putative FHF complex subunit HOOK interacting protein, translated to MDFWSRLLAGTSLSPSAHRKEEAKNPTKRLHRFDKEYNRILQIWRSSSNLASDVDAAENLEIRLQELTNILTDESRRPLPHPCIQYAAKKQVYVPIGKIATSSYNEWIIKEAVLFFATLLETEEEAFVENTTFSASLTNLLVRITGVNSVRLGSDTEAKVVELAFNITTKIRLNRDILHAWFKSHHDANPKDRPQDEHDAFAGRTQRQDFPLFYILMDYIHHEGKVGDFARTGLLYIIESASSDESLEQWIVESDLSTLMATGLGALYSQLSRKLVIDYPPNDLPPILALSDYQHPNSTFEIISSCSPDFQLHLETFLSHLLFWQDVLDHCKSVEVKQTLLEHFQVIFLQQLLYPSLLESSDIDGGSSVAVLTYLRRILESLDHPDMINLILHYLLGLPDHVSSDMTGSRASVSAARKRKSMDLATMLAQTKSDITATPLLFNLVDLVQACLRSHNQQTIRVTLQLVSVILRRHHRYAVSTLLRTEAVLGDKLHRTVGAQEQEVDYLMSLAGSIGGLDNFDEIYDNVLKDTMSRLESHPCSLKLVAPKTSTNNHDLPAVPDTLPGAPRDVHEHTLRPDDPLLNSALDLLETFFINPVDTNLSLTESILDLAICGYVTPEGWMLRNPQKYTYEEQPPSPISPDASTTSFRPPTDPDSTTSREQQTLESLDACRRRPVWSQSSLPRILVVLQQLCNQVARYRETVPRFEDLLQGRREAFQMADNPRPPGPPLPPRKPTPQRHSSAHTPERSSLDEATRSGSPARPSGLERFAQRLVSELSTPSRTGSPRGRKNSRGSSTASPAPSGMSGGYGFSTPTSRPVPPPKDTPGSYDNSGRSATDEAGSSHGPRDPVASQAAAFAAIDQSILARKVGIPDKVEAIPLDLGRAKPTLHMPPPKDDEDVAEDQQDGEQEAREQEDNAEAEATGDDITEVNTPKKDKEKEERKASVSHVITNVIVLQSFLFELAALIQARAALFNEVRYA